A single genomic interval of Antechinus flavipes isolate AdamAnt ecotype Samford, QLD, Australia chromosome 1, AdamAnt_v2, whole genome shotgun sequence harbors:
- the CCP110 gene encoding centriolar coiled-coil protein of 110 kDa isoform X3, protein MLPTVRILKLNCVMMEEYEKFCEKSLVRIQGELLSRETFPSSQPENISFIRFHGVALLSPLLSVERRKEMQQEKQKALDIEARKQISRKKALLNRVQEILENVQIRKAPNINDFDQWEPEAVYLNSEVRDVNVPTILPKDSLPSLTEESASTKVEETIEILPSNTTAQVKLNGTDSDKDIGACISIKQRDSPNPNQLGNETSPDTSSDTSQDTLIIDENPRREGELEPTLVEEVTSDPYMMSLQNLMKKSKEYIEREQTRRSMRNNSKKSFTESHSDKESDAIKMNDSEKENAGFINKNSSSVSLDKPSLNKSNILLQSATTQMSSMNALASFSKGDIPVRVGTPTLLDSDEDEDFKVTSTFDPESSVVKSFTGSYAKLPSPEPSVSPKMHRRRPKSSSTGHILINNPVNAYELSPKEKGRAMELIIQDVNVKINIPESVPKFPIDLTEVCSSKVHIDSKNASGTGGEESILGKSNELCQHSVNQLENKVMHVTATMEGQIASDGREPYKTDNNCTIVPKLHEPYAISQCIVSQKCGIMNVIKSTSVLEKNCNSQVELNKSYDVQNPSPLLMQCQNKRQQMDTPNGSCGNEQLVENSFEKVKRRLDLDVDAFQKENSPYILTTGTVEQERRWIQEKRFPKGPVYINKNEMLEISSREGEEMLKNKMLAFEEMRKRLEEQHAQQLSILIAEQEKEQEKLQKEIEEQERMLKEKKDITAEAPEVNLNNAVELEWRKISDSGILETMLSQVDTLHIANSNSSGFTNSALQHSFGSASEVPFYLWGSSTNSLPKIPVTRPLGRGKPRWSQVFSLEVQAKFDKITAVAKGFLTRRLLQTEKVKHLRQTVKDTMEFIRSFQSEAPLKRGSVSAQDASLQERVLAQLRAALFDIHDIFFIMDATERMSILHHDREVRKEKMLRQMDKMKNPRASLSAATQKSLDRKKYMKAAEMGMPNKKILIRQKPSETRVLQPNQGQNAPIHRPLCRQGSICRKNPKKAAKCCDNLRRQHSLG, encoded by the exons ATGCTTCCCACAGTAAGAATCCTGAAG CTTAATTGTGTGATGATGGAGGAATATGAGAAGTTTTGTGAGAAAAGCCTTGTCAGAATACAAGGAGAGCTACTATCTCGAGAAACTTTTCCATCTAGTCAACCTGAGAACATTTCATTCATTCGTTTTCATGGAGTTGCTTTGCTTTCTCCATTG CTCAGtgttgaaagaagaaaagaaatgcagcaagagaagcaaaaagcacTTGATATAGAAGCACGAAAACAGATTAGTAGGAAGAAAGCCTTACTGAATCGGGTCCAGGAGATTCTGGAAAATGTTCAG ATCAGAAAAGCaccaaatataaatgattttgatCAATGGGAACCTGAGGCAGTTTACCTCAATTCAGAAGTCAGAGACGTGAATGTTCCCACTATACTTCCAAAGGATAGTTTGCCAAGTCTTACTGAAGAGTCTGCCTCAACAAAAGTTGAAGAGACTATTGAAATTTTGCCTTCTAATACCACTGCCCAAGTAAAACTGAATGGGACAGATTCAGATAAAGATATAGGAGCATGCATTTCTATCAAACAAAGGGACAGTCCTAATCCTAACCAATTGGGAAATGAAACTTCTCCAGACACATCTTCAGATACCTCACAGGATACTCTGATCATAGATGAGAACCCCAGAAGGGAAGGAGAATTGGAGCCCACCTTGGTTGAGGAAGTCACCTCAGATCCTTATATGATGAGCCTTCAGAATCTTATGAAGAAGTCAAAAGAATACATAGAACGAGAACAAACTCGACGCAGCATGAGAAATAACTCAAAGAAGAGCTTCACTGAGAGCCACTCAGACAAAGAGAGTGATGCTATTAAGATGAATGACTCTGAGAAAGAGAATGCAGgatttataaacaaaaatagtAGTTCAGTTTCACTTGATAAACCGAGCCTTAATAAATCAAACATTCTTCTCCAAAGTGCTACTACTCAGATGAGCAGCATGAATGCTTTAGCAAGCTTCTCCAAAGGGGATATACCTGTGCGAGTGGGTACTCCGACTCTTTTGGATTCGGATGAAGATGAAGATTTTAAAGTCACTTCAACCTTTGATCCTGAAAGCAGTGTGGTCAAAAGTTTTACAGGTTCCTATGCCAAGTTACCTAGTCCAGAGCCAAGTGTGAGTCCTAAAATGCATCGAAGACGACCTAAGTCTTCCTCAACAGGTCACATACTTATAAATAACCCAGTAAATGCATATGAATTGAGtcccaaagaaaaaggaagggccATGGAATTAATCATACAAGATgtcaatgtaaaaataaatatacctGAGTCTGTGCCAAAATTTCCTATTGATTTAACTGAAGTTTGTTCTAGCAAAGTTCATATTGACAGCAAAAATGCTTCTGGAACTGGAGGTGAAGAATCAATCTTAGGTAAATCTAATGAGCTTTGTCAACATTCagtcaaccaattagaaaacAAAGTCATGCATGTAACTGCTACAATGGAGGGTCAAATAGCCTCTGATGGGAGAGAGCCATACAAAACAGACAATAATTGTACCATAGTTCCAAAATTGCATGAGCCATATGCAATTAGTCAGTGCATAGTAAGTCAAAAGTGTGGAATAATGAATGTAATTAAGTCAACTAGTGTGTTAGAAAAAAACTGCAATTCACAAGTGGAATTGAATAAATCTTATGATGTACAAAATCCATCTCCACTACTGATGCAATGCCAGAATAAAAGACAGCAGATGGATACACCAAATGGGTCCTGTGGAAATGAACAACTTGTGGAAAACAGTTTTGAGAAGGTGAAACGGAGACTTGATTTGGATGTTGAtgcttttcaaaaagaaaacagcCCTTATATCCTAACAACTGGAACAGTTGAACAGGAGAGACGATGGATACAGGAAAAAAGATTTCCCAAGGGACCTGTCTACATTAACAAGAATGAGATGTTAGAAATTAGCTCCAGAG aaggaGAAGAGATGCTAAAAAATAAGATGTTGGCttttgaagaaatgagaaagagactTGAAGAACAGCATGCTCAGCAGTTATCGATACTTATAGCTGAGcaagagaaagagcaagagaaatTACAAAAG GAAATAGAAGAGCAGGAGAGAATGCTAAAAGAGAAGAAGGATATTACAGCAGAAGCACCTGAAGTGAACCTTAACAATGCAGTGGAAttagaatggagaaaaataagtGATAGTGGCATATTAGAAACAATGCTATCGCAAGTGGACACTCTCCATATTGCAAATTCAAATAGTTCCG GTTTTACAAATTCTGCTCTACAACATAGCTTTGGTTCTGCAAGTGAAGTACCATTCTACCTCTGGGGATCATCAACTAATAGTTTACCTAAAATCCCAGTAACAAGACCGCTTGGAAGGGGCAAACCTAGATGGTCTCAG GTTTTTAGTCTAGAAGTACAAgcaaaatttgataaaataactGCAGTGGCAAAAGGATTTCTTACTCGTAGGCTCCTACAGACGGAAAAAGTGAAACATCTCCGGCAAACAGTAAAA GATACTATGGAGTTCATAAGAAGTTTTCAATCAGAAGCTCCACTAAAAAGAGGATCTGTTTCAGCACAAGATGCTTCTCTCCAAGAGAGAGTGCTAGCTCAG cTTCGAGCTGCCTTATTTGATATTCATGACATATTCTTCATAATGGATGCAACAGAAAGAATGTCCATTTTACATCATGATCGAGAAGTGCGTAAAGAAAAAATGCTTAGACAAATG